The proteins below come from a single Candidatus Eisenbacteria bacterium genomic window:
- a CDS encoding glycosyltransferase family 4 protein → MKIAMVGLFPRDPARLLGGVEAVTLRLAEGLAAREEVELHVVVASLAWERGTFPAPGRTIHSVGGSRLLGNVLLGLPMRRRIAAAIRRIDPDVVHAHSADAFALGALDSGYPTVVTIHGLIEAENRLARAPMQRLRAAFRDRIVGEALRRAQNVILLSPYVREHYGDALAHARSWVIENPVAPLFFETTGDPEPDRVLFSGLLIPRKGLRNLIDAFRIASRERPALRLRLAGLDTDGAYRRALDERVARLGLVGRVDFLGGLSPERLAEEYARAAMTVLVSRQDTAPVAVQEAMAVGRPVIASPVGGLPRLVADGESGFLVPHGDPDALARRIVEIAGDAPLARRMGRFARAEAERRFSSSAVAAKTIDVYKEVASGDRRGRTAVTRPSKGGGGSA, encoded by the coding sequence ATGAAGATCGCGATGGTCGGCCTTTTCCCCCGCGACCCCGCGCGCCTGCTCGGCGGCGTGGAAGCGGTGACGCTCCGCCTCGCCGAGGGGCTCGCCGCCCGCGAGGAAGTGGAACTGCACGTGGTGGTCGCCTCCCTCGCCTGGGAGCGGGGGACTTTCCCGGCGCCCGGCCGGACGATCCATTCCGTCGGCGGATCACGCCTCCTCGGCAACGTCCTCCTCGGCCTGCCGATGCGCCGCCGCATCGCCGCCGCGATCCGCCGCATCGACCCCGACGTGGTGCACGCCCACAGCGCCGACGCCTTCGCCCTCGGCGCACTCGACAGCGGGTACCCGACGGTGGTCACCATCCACGGCCTGATCGAAGCGGAAAATCGTCTCGCCCGCGCGCCCATGCAACGCCTCCGCGCCGCCTTTCGGGACAGGATCGTCGGCGAGGCGCTCCGCCGCGCGCAAAACGTGATCCTCCTCTCCCCCTATGTGCGCGAGCACTACGGCGACGCGCTCGCCCACGCGCGCTCCTGGGTGATCGAAAACCCGGTCGCCCCCCTCTTCTTCGAGACCACCGGCGATCCGGAACCGGACCGCGTTCTCTTCTCCGGCCTCCTCATCCCGCGGAAGGGGCTCCGCAACCTGATCGACGCGTTTCGGATCGCGTCGCGGGAGCGGCCCGCGCTCCGGCTGCGGCTCGCGGGGCTCGACACGGACGGCGCCTACCGGCGCGCCCTGGACGAGAGGGTCGCGCGGCTCGGCCTCGTCGGGCGGGTCGACTTTCTCGGCGGGCTCTCGCCGGAACGCCTCGCCGAGGAGTACGCCCGCGCCGCGATGACGGTTCTTGTCTCCCGGCAGGACACGGCGCCGGTCGCGGTGCAGGAAGCGATGGCGGTCGGCCGCCCGGTGATCGCCTCGCCCGTCGGCGGCCTTCCCCGCCTCGTTGCGGACGGGGAGTCCGGCTTCCTCGTTCCCCACGGCGACCCGGACGCGCTCGCCCGCCGGATCGTGGAGATCGCCGGCGACGCGCCTCTCGCCCGCCGGATGGGACGCTTCGCGCGCGCCGAGGCGGAGCGCCGTTTCTCGTCGTCGGCGGTCGCCGCGAAAACGATTGATGTCTATAAAGAAGTGGCGTCGGGCGATCGGCGCGGAAGAACGGCGGTCACTCGTCCCTCGAAGGGGGGCGGCGGCTCCGCTTGA
- the amrB gene encoding AmmeMemoRadiSam system protein B produces the protein MPDEGNEKPRLRPVEAIPTTFQGHRAVLLRDPEGYTDRTAVLAEKTIEIIRLFDGTRTLLDIQADYTRRHGDILFTDDLKRLVDQLDEAGFLDNQRFRARREETEREWRESSLRPAVHLGGVAGEAEEWERWTDGFLGSAGEPETAPPAGIVRAIVAPHIDLRLGGGVYGAAWRAAVGTGDPPALIVVIGTCHGALPSLAAATTKDFETPLGAAVTDGGFLRAVNDAAGGWLFDEEPAHRTEHTVEFQCLFVRRLFGDAGTRIAPLLCSYEPDHLGDDAPEETRGRIERLGGALRAAIEGYDGRVLVVASADLSHVGPRYGHDRAPTEPELADLDIHDRKLLAPALAGDPAAFADRFAAGLNTTHVCGFAPIHLTLLALGEGARGSLLRYDRAVMGEEGSVVTFAAAAFA, from the coding sequence ATGCCGGACGAGGGAAACGAGAAGCCGCGGCTCCGGCCGGTGGAGGCGATTCCGACCACGTTTCAGGGGCACAGGGCGGTGCTGCTTCGTGACCCGGAGGGGTACACGGACCGGACCGCCGTCCTCGCCGAGAAGACCATCGAGATCATCCGCCTCTTCGACGGGACGCGCACCCTCCTCGACATCCAGGCCGACTACACGCGGCGCCACGGCGACATTCTCTTCACCGACGATCTGAAGCGCCTCGTCGATCAGCTCGACGAGGCGGGCTTCCTCGACAACCAGCGCTTCCGCGCGCGGCGCGAGGAGACGGAGCGGGAGTGGCGAGAATCGAGCCTCCGGCCGGCGGTTCATCTCGGCGGCGTGGCGGGCGAGGCGGAGGAGTGGGAGCGCTGGACCGACGGATTCCTCGGGTCGGCGGGCGAGCCGGAGACGGCGCCCCCCGCGGGGATTGTCCGGGCGATCGTCGCCCCGCACATCGACCTTCGTCTCGGCGGCGGGGTGTACGGCGCGGCGTGGCGGGCGGCGGTGGGGACGGGCGATCCACCGGCTTTGATCGTCGTGATCGGCACCTGTCACGGGGCGCTCCCCTCGCTCGCGGCGGCGACGACCAAGGACTTCGAGACCCCTCTCGGCGCGGCCGTGACGGACGGGGGTTTTCTCCGCGCCGTGAACGACGCGGCGGGAGGTTGGCTCTTCGACGAAGAGCCGGCGCACCGGACCGAGCACACCGTGGAGTTCCAGTGCCTCTTCGTGAGGCGGCTTTTCGGCGACGCGGGGACGCGGATCGCGCCTCTTCTCTGCTCCTACGAGCCGGACCACCTCGGCGACGACGCGCCGGAAGAGACGCGCGGGCGGATCGAGAGGCTCGGCGGGGCGCTCCGCGCGGCGATCGAGGGATACGACGGGCGGGTGCTCGTCGTCGCGAGCGCCGATCTCTCCCACGTGGGGCCGCGCTACGGCCACGACCGCGCGCCGACCGAGCCGGAGCTGGCGGATCTCGACATCCACGACCGGAAGCTCCTCGCCCCGGCGCTCGCCGGCGACCCCGCCGCCTTCGCGGACCGCTTCGCCGCGGGCCTCAACACCACCCATGTATGCGGCTTCGCGCCGATCCACCTCACGCTCCTCGCCCTCGGCGAAGGCGCCCGCGGCTCTCTCCTCCGCTACGATCGCGCCGTGATGGGCGAGGAAGGGTCGGTGGTCACCTTCGCCGCCGCCGCCTTCGCGTAG
- a CDS encoding radical SAM protein, which produces MEEKDLTFGPVPSRRLGRSLGINNIPPKICSYSCVYCQVGRTRDMRVRRGEFYPPEDLIAAVERRVRGAEEAGSPIDYLAFVPDGEPTLDVHLGREIAGLKKPGRRVAVISNASTIDDESVRADLALADWVSLKVDAADRKVWRMVDRPHGRLDLDAILDGILAFRRRFPGELVTETMLVRGVNDSEENLGAIAAFLAEVKPEKAYLSAPTRPPAEENVFPPGEATLQEAYQIFREKVSGTELLVCYEGDDFEAVRGSAEEELLGITAVHPMRENAVFALLDGAGADRAILESMIRRRILARIEYGGETYYLRRFTRGKA; this is translated from the coding sequence ATGGAGGAAAAGGACCTGACCTTCGGGCCGGTTCCGAGCCGGCGCTTGGGCCGCAGCCTGGGAATCAACAACATCCCGCCGAAGATCTGTTCGTACTCCTGCGTTTACTGCCAAGTGGGGAGGACGCGGGATATGCGCGTGCGGCGGGGAGAGTTCTACCCGCCGGAGGATCTGATCGCCGCGGTGGAGAGGCGGGTGCGCGGGGCGGAGGAGGCGGGCTCGCCGATCGACTACCTTGCCTTCGTGCCGGACGGGGAGCCGACGCTCGACGTCCATCTCGGCCGCGAGATCGCGGGCCTGAAGAAGCCGGGGCGGCGTGTCGCGGTCATCAGCAACGCCTCCACGATCGACGACGAGTCGGTCCGCGCGGACCTCGCCCTCGCCGATTGGGTCTCCCTGAAGGTGGACGCCGCGGATCGGAAGGTCTGGCGCATGGTCGACCGTCCCCACGGCCGTCTCGACCTCGACGCGATCCTCGACGGGATTCTCGCGTTCCGCCGGCGTTTCCCGGGGGAGTTGGTGACGGAGACGATGCTGGTGCGCGGCGTGAACGACTCCGAGGAGAACCTCGGCGCGATCGCCGCTTTCCTCGCCGAAGTGAAACCGGAGAAGGCCTACCTTTCCGCGCCGACCCGCCCCCCGGCGGAGGAGAATGTATTCCCGCCCGGTGAGGCGACCCTTCAGGAGGCCTATCAGATTTTTCGGGAGAAGGTGAGCGGCACGGAGCTTCTCGTCTGCTACGAGGGGGACGATTTCGAGGCGGTGCGCGGCTCGGCGGAGGAGGAGCTGCTGGGGATCACCGCCGTTCATCCGATGCGGGAGAACGCGGTCTTCGCGCTTCTGGACGGAGCGGGGGCGGACAGGGCGATACTGGAATCGATGATCCGGCGTCGCATTCTCGCGAGAATCGAGTACGGCGGGGAGACGTACTACCTGCGGCGCTTCACGAGGGGGAAGGCGTGA
- a CDS encoding response regulator, with product MGPDGRGRRILVVEDNPKNLKLVRDLLAYRGHAVLEASDGISGVETALRERPDLILMDIQLPGMDGIEATRRLKSDERTSSIPVLAVTAHVMRNELRKIRQAGFDGYVTKPIHTSEFLRLVEQVLRLERADAPERGERSPAEAAGGAAGLGGTILVVDDEERNRRLAEATLAPFGYRIRHAAGGEEAIEEIEKRPPDLVLLDLMMPGMDGLEVTRRLRERKETRHLPIILLTAFADADRRLKGIEAGVDDFIAKPFDRLELTTRIHSLIRISHYRTQIADYKRSEAILAGIGEGVVLLDGDWRVEIINKAASSFLDLPVENARGANLLDHLFGNRTVKADRAALVDHAREEARFEIHRPETALCALSVLEASLRRIREPGGGVSSMILTMRDVTRRWNENRLQEDFLSSVSHKLKTPLSVITANAESFLYGYYGDISEDQREAVTDVARAAQDLLSHVNKLLAFVSPESFRKDDVQPESVSLFLDTYAVNLVHEFRDREVRFETSTDPAAAEMWIPAHKVGIVLDNLVENGVKFANGDGAEIRIAARLDGADHVEFSVRDNGPGIPPEVQDRVFDKFYQVEKYHTGTVAGSGLGLSLARRIVEEMGGRIWLDSRLGGGSTFFFTAPCEPPPDETP from the coding sequence ATGGGCCCTGACGGCCGTGGACGGCGAATCCTCGTCGTAGAGGATAACCCGAAGAATCTGAAGCTGGTCCGGGATCTGCTGGCCTACAGGGGCCACGCGGTTCTGGAGGCGTCGGACGGAATTTCGGGGGTGGAGACCGCCCTCCGGGAGCGGCCCGACCTGATCCTGATGGACATCCAGCTTCCGGGCATGGACGGCATCGAGGCCACGCGCCGCCTGAAGAGCGACGAGAGGACGTCGTCGATCCCGGTGCTCGCCGTCACCGCCCACGTCATGCGGAACGAGCTGCGCAAAATCCGACAGGCGGGCTTCGACGGATACGTGACCAAGCCGATCCACACGAGCGAGTTTCTCCGCCTGGTGGAGCAGGTGCTCCGCCTCGAACGCGCCGACGCTCCGGAGCGTGGCGAGAGATCTCCCGCGGAAGCGGCGGGCGGCGCTGCCGGTTTGGGCGGGACGATCCTCGTGGTGGACGACGAAGAGAGGAACCGCCGGCTCGCCGAGGCGACGCTCGCCCCATTCGGTTACCGGATTCGCCACGCCGCCGGCGGCGAGGAGGCGATCGAGGAGATCGAAAAACGCCCGCCCGACCTGGTGCTGCTCGACCTGATGATGCCCGGCATGGACGGCCTGGAAGTGACCCGCCGGCTACGCGAGCGCAAGGAGACCCGCCACCTGCCGATCATTCTCCTCACCGCATTCGCCGACGCGGACCGGCGGCTGAAGGGTATCGAGGCGGGAGTGGACGATTTCATCGCCAAGCCTTTCGACCGCCTCGAGCTGACCACGCGAATTCACTCGCTGATCCGGATCAGCCACTACAGAACGCAGATCGCCGACTACAAACGATCCGAGGCGATTCTCGCCGGAATCGGCGAAGGCGTGGTTCTTCTCGACGGCGACTGGCGGGTGGAGATCATCAACAAGGCGGCGTCCTCCTTCCTCGACCTTCCCGTCGAAAACGCGCGCGGCGCGAATCTGCTCGACCACCTCTTCGGGAATCGGACCGTCAAGGCGGACCGGGCCGCCCTCGTCGATCACGCCCGGGAGGAGGCGCGCTTCGAGATCCATCGCCCCGAAACGGCCCTCTGCGCCCTGTCGGTGTTGGAGGCTTCTCTCCGGCGGATCCGAGAGCCCGGCGGCGGCGTGTCGAGCATGATCCTCACCATGCGGGACGTGACGCGCCGCTGGAACGAGAACCGCCTGCAGGAGGACTTCCTCTCCAGCGTTTCCCACAAGCTGAAGACGCCCCTGTCGGTGATCACCGCCAACGCCGAGTCGTTCCTGTACGGGTACTACGGCGACATCTCGGAGGATCAGCGTGAGGCGGTTACCGACGTGGCGCGGGCGGCGCAGGACCTTCTCAGCCACGTGAACAAGCTGCTCGCCTTCGTCTCTCCCGAATCTTTCCGCAAAGACGACGTGCAGCCCGAGAGCGTCTCCCTCTTCCTGGACACCTACGCCGTCAACCTGGTGCACGAGTTCCGCGACCGCGAAGTCCGTTTCGAGACGTCCACCGATCCGGCCGCGGCGGAGATGTGGATCCCGGCGCACAAGGTGGGCATCGTCCTCGACAACCTCGTCGAGAACGGCGTCAAGTTCGCCAACGGCGACGGCGCGGAGATCCGGATCGCCGCCCGTCTGGACGGCGCGGACCACGTGGAGTTCTCGGTGCGGGACAACGGACCGGGCATCCCGCCGGAAGTGCAGGACCGCGTGTTCGACAAGTTCTATCAGGTGGAGAAGTATCACACCGGAACCGTCGCCGGCTCCGGCCTCGGCCTTTCCCTCGCGCGGCGCATCGTCGAGGAGATGGGGGGAAGGATCTGGCTCGACTCCCGTCTCGGCGGAGGATCCACCTTCTTCTTCACCGCTCCCTGCGAACCGCCTCCAGACGAGACTCCATAA
- a CDS encoding peptide chain release factor-like protein, giving the protein MRLDPDRIRRETVEEFLRVRGPGGQHRNKSETGVRLHHIPTGVIVTATESRSRARNRKVAWLRLLERLAALYARPKPRFPTRPSASSRRARLEEKKQRSRVKRSRRPPSRDE; this is encoded by the coding sequence ATGAGGCTCGATCCGGACCGGATCCGCCGGGAGACGGTGGAGGAGTTCCTGCGGGTGCGCGGACCGGGGGGGCAACACCGGAACAAGAGCGAGACCGGCGTCCGCCTCCATCATATCCCCACCGGCGTCATCGTGACCGCCACCGAGAGCCGGTCCCGCGCGCGAAACCGGAAGGTCGCCTGGCTTCGCCTGCTGGAGAGGCTCGCCGCGCTCTACGCGCGACCCAAGCCGCGTTTCCCGACGCGCCCCTCCGCCTCTTCGCGGCGCGCCCGCCTGGAGGAGAAGAAACAGCGGTCCCGCGTCAAGCGGAGCCGCCGCCCCCCTTCGAGGGACGAGTGA
- a CDS encoding RluA family pseudouridine synthase, producing MDEPRERSEEIRVSAVEAGRRIDVLLRERFPGVGRARWKEEIAAGRVLRNDRPVRKGEIAREGDRIFLVPPDAVPSIAPDPEGPLTVLYEDEASLVVEKEAGLPTLPRNGRDRGALACRVAARYPETATVGRPLEAGLVHRLDTGTSGLLVAARTETAYVLLRDQWRARRVRKEYLALAEGRIVRPFTADAPIGHHPGSARRMIAGAGGRAAETRFEPLYAASGRTLLWAELREGRRHQIRVHLAAAGHPVAGDPLYGSGGGGRMMLHAARVRFISPAGDGVSVNAISDPPADFRERLAAEAGEEAFEFMESRLEAVRRER from the coding sequence ATGGATGAACCGAGAGAGAGGAGCGAGGAGATCCGCGTGAGCGCCGTCGAGGCGGGCCGCCGGATCGACGTTCTGCTGCGCGAGCGTTTCCCCGGCGTCGGCCGCGCCCGTTGGAAGGAAGAGATCGCCGCCGGCCGCGTCCTCCGGAACGACCGCCCGGTACGCAAGGGGGAGATCGCTCGCGAGGGGGACAGGATCTTCTTGGTCCCGCCCGACGCCGTACCGTCCATCGCCCCCGACCCGGAGGGGCCTCTCACGGTCCTTTACGAGGACGAGGCGTCGCTGGTGGTGGAAAAGGAGGCGGGGCTCCCGACGCTCCCGCGGAACGGGAGGGACAGGGGGGCGCTCGCCTGCCGCGTCGCGGCTCGCTATCCGGAGACGGCGACGGTGGGGCGCCCCCTCGAGGCGGGGCTCGTCCACCGCCTCGACACCGGCACCTCCGGACTCCTCGTGGCGGCCCGCACCGAAACGGCCTACGTGCTGCTCCGCGACCAGTGGCGAGCGCGCCGCGTGCGCAAGGAGTACCTCGCGCTCGCCGAAGGACGGATCGTCCGTCCCTTCACGGCGGACGCGCCGATCGGCCACCACCCCGGGAGCGCCCGCCGCATGATCGCCGGAGCGGGCGGCCGCGCCGCCGAGACCCGTTTCGAACCGCTCTACGCCGCCTCCGGACGGACGCTTCTCTGGGCGGAGCTGCGGGAGGGACGCCGCCACCAGATCCGTGTCCACCTCGCGGCCGCCGGGCATCCCGTCGCGGGCGATCCCCTCTACGGGAGCGGCGGCGGGGGGAGGATGATGCTGCACGCGGCGCGTGTCCGTTTCATCAGTCCCGCCGGCGACGGCGTTTCGGTCAACGCGATCTCCGACCCGCCCGCCGATTTTCGGGAGCGGCTCGCGGCCGAAGCGGGCGAGGAAGCTTTCGAGTTTATGGAGTCTCGTCTGGAGGCGGTTCGCAGGGAGCGGTGA
- a CDS encoding glycosyltransferase family 39 protein yields MKFRASYLLAFLLPVAAILQLTSAARMSPTVDETHYVGVGRYLWETGDWSMKGAKLHPPLSYYLNSIPLARLDVPEDVWRAPHQDERGRRLFALAPAGRVVNLARAPTILITALLLLLVFVETRRLFGGRAAALALFLAALEPNLLAHGSLATQDMVLTLTLFLAVVLFRRCREKPGAGRLLLAGAALGAALLSKYTGLLLVGILPAAALLDRGGKRALAALLPLAAVALIVVHAGYLPLHLRAPEEAPRAGMGVLPAPYAEGIEYQRGANTGYPAFFFGRVSDRGWRAYYPVAFLVKTPIPFLLLAGAGALGILRRRDRSSIAWLLLPPLLLALFFVLVSRINIGLRYLLPVYPFLAVLGGSAAAGALKRRRKIVLLLLAAWLAAGTAIAWPHYLSYFNEACGGTRGGSRILSDSNLDWGQDLPGLARFLDERGDPVVYLSYFGTAEPHRYGIRYRWLSGWLYHPPREILEGGARLRPDPDWVAVSRMVLHGVRLPDPEMFRWLEKYPVVAEIGGSIVVFDLGGDPDAHLRFADIYRRSARRDYMEEEMRRVAQEEAPGRPRGRGR; encoded by the coding sequence ATGAAGTTCCGGGCGTCCTATCTCCTCGCGTTTCTCCTGCCGGTCGCCGCGATTCTGCAGCTCACGAGCGCCGCGCGTATGTCGCCGACGGTGGATGAGACGCACTACGTCGGCGTCGGACGCTATCTCTGGGAGACCGGGGACTGGTCGATGAAGGGGGCGAAACTTCACCCGCCTCTCTCTTATTATTTGAACTCGATCCCGCTCGCCCGCCTCGACGTGCCGGAGGATGTGTGGCGCGCGCCGCATCAGGACGAACGTGGCCGCCGCCTCTTCGCGCTCGCGCCCGCCGGCCGCGTGGTGAATCTCGCCCGCGCGCCGACGATCCTGATCACCGCGCTTCTTCTCCTCCTCGTTTTCGTCGAGACGCGCCGCCTTTTCGGCGGGCGCGCCGCCGCGCTCGCCCTATTCCTCGCCGCGCTCGAGCCGAACCTGCTCGCTCACGGTTCTCTCGCCACGCAGGACATGGTGCTCACGCTCACCCTCTTTCTCGCCGTCGTTCTCTTTCGGCGCTGTAGGGAGAAACCGGGAGCGGGGAGGCTCCTCCTCGCCGGCGCGGCGCTCGGCGCGGCGCTCCTCTCCAAGTACACGGGGCTTCTTCTCGTCGGAATTCTTCCCGCCGCGGCGCTTCTCGACCGGGGCGGGAAACGCGCGCTCGCGGCGCTCCTCCCCCTCGCCGCCGTCGCCCTGATCGTGGTGCACGCCGGCTACCTGCCGCTTCACCTCCGGGCGCCGGAGGAAGCGCCCCGCGCCGGCATGGGCGTTCTTCCCGCCCCCTACGCGGAGGGGATCGAGTACCAGCGCGGCGCGAACACCGGCTATCCCGCTTTCTTCTTCGGCCGCGTCTCCGACCGGGGATGGCGCGCCTACTATCCGGTCGCCTTTCTGGTGAAGACGCCGATCCCCTTCCTCCTTCTCGCCGGCGCCGGCGCGCTCGGGATCCTGCGGAGGCGGGATCGCTCCTCCATCGCCTGGCTTCTCCTCCCGCCGCTTCTCCTGGCGCTCTTCTTCGTCCTCGTGAGCCGGATCAACATCGGGCTTCGCTATCTGCTCCCGGTCTATCCTTTCCTCGCCGTGCTCGGCGGCTCGGCGGCGGCCGGCGCGCTCAAGCGCCGCCGGAAAATCGTCCTCCTCCTCCTCGCCGCGTGGCTCGCGGCGGGAACGGCGATCGCCTGGCCCCATTATCTTTCGTATTTCAACGAAGCGTGCGGCGGGACGCGCGGCGGATCGCGGATCCTCTCCGACTCCAATCTCGATTGGGGGCAGGACCTCCCCGGGCTCGCGCGCTTCCTCGACGAACGGGGCGACCCGGTCGTTTACCTCTCCTACTTCGGAACCGCCGAACCGCACCGATACGGCATCCGCTACCGCTGGCTCTCCGGCTGGCTCTATCACCCGCCCCGGGAGATCCTGGAGGGGGGCGCGCGCCTTCGCCCCGATCCGGACTGGGTCGCCGTGAGCCGCATGGTCCTCCACGGCGTGCGGCTCCCCGACCCGGAGATGTTCCGCTGGCTCGAGAAATACCCGGTGGTGGCGGAGATCGGCGGGTCGATCGTGGTCTTCGACCTGGGCGGCGACCCGGACGCGCATCTCCGTTTCGCCGACATTTACCGGCGTTCGGCAAGGCGCGACTATATGGAGGAGGAGATGCGCCGCGTCGCACAGGAGGAAGCGCCGGGGCGGCCGCGGGGGAGAGGGCGATGA
- a CDS encoding response regulator encodes MPLRERLAGAGWAPIRRLRAFIGSDIRHRFTLLVGLLTFFITTFLGVAFVSKTLDMLGRELEMKGAAISRYVAYNAWYGVFTGDARSLQSATRGALEEPDVAYVLIVGNGGDLLHESYRDPGLRAHVLGALPLRASLYDTRARTTEGPKGERYSQIVTPILRRRTDAAEDESLLWDAEDRDVSPKSAAPDEFFGYVVVGLSHENMNAHLRTVIPQIVLAALSALLVSLLFLLFSLRVITRPLKRIARTAQLIAGGDLTQRVAVTSKDEIGTLASSFNTMVRSLRERDRRLQANRVALETSNRELKRLDQRKSVFLANMSHELRTPLNAIIGFSEVLRDRCFGELTEKQGEYISDIWESGHHLLSLINDILDLSKIEAGMMRVERSRFGPENLIRRSVVMIKEKAGQHGIRIEVETEDLPGLIEADERKLKQVIYNLLANAVKFTPEGGRIGIRAAAAGGTMTVTVWDTGIGIPEKDRERIFDKFEQVDDSEARRYEGTGLGLSLTRSMVQLMGGTLHVESEEGKGSRFIFTLPYREVAEAGESAGDSSRIDSSGVARLFREPVRGPRIHLLEDEKKTADLFAAYLRSAGYRVETSGTGGEAMRRIVESPPDAILLDLLLPDTDGWEVLTQLKENPATREIPVVIGSVMDEKERGFSLGARDYLVKPFGRDQLLGAFDRVWEKTGENGEERQILVIDDDPTVSKLVEAVLGGRSVTVRSAPDGETGIREAVEQLPDLILLDFLLPDLPCPQVVQTIRSDPAARDIPIILITARDLSEEEKGQLRGEIELFSRKNDLNREALVDEIDALLRERRTEEHEVWALTAVDGESSS; translated from the coding sequence ATGCCGTTACGAGAACGTCTCGCCGGAGCCGGGTGGGCGCCGATCCGGAGGCTGCGGGCCTTTATCGGGTCCGACATTCGCCACCGCTTCACGCTCCTGGTGGGTTTGCTCACCTTCTTCATCACCACTTTCCTGGGCGTCGCCTTCGTCTCCAAAACCCTCGACATGCTCGGCCGGGAACTGGAGATGAAGGGGGCCGCCATCTCCCGTTACGTGGCCTACAACGCCTGGTACGGCGTGTTCACCGGAGACGCGCGATCGCTACAGTCCGCCACCCGCGGCGCGCTGGAGGAACCGGACGTCGCCTACGTGCTGATCGTAGGGAACGGTGGGGATCTGCTCCACGAGTCCTACAGAGACCCGGGACTCCGCGCCCACGTTCTCGGCGCCCTTCCGCTCCGCGCCTCCCTCTACGATACACGCGCCCGAACCACCGAAGGCCCGAAGGGGGAGCGCTACTCCCAGATCGTGACGCCGATCCTGCGCCGGCGCACCGACGCGGCGGAGGACGAGTCGCTCCTCTGGGACGCGGAGGATCGCGATGTTTCACCGAAGAGCGCGGCGCCGGACGAGTTTTTCGGGTACGTGGTGGTCGGTCTCTCCCATGAAAACATGAACGCCCATCTGCGCACCGTAATCCCGCAGATCGTGCTGGCGGCGCTCTCGGCGCTCCTCGTCTCGCTCCTCTTCCTTCTCTTCAGCCTCCGGGTGATCACGCGCCCGCTGAAGCGGATCGCCCGAACCGCCCAGCTCATCGCCGGCGGCGACCTCACCCAACGCGTGGCGGTCACGTCCAAGGACGAAATCGGGACGCTGGCGTCCAGCTTCAACACCATGGTGCGGTCGCTTCGCGAGAGGGACCGGCGCCTCCAGGCGAACCGCGTCGCCCTGGAGACCTCCAACCGGGAGCTGAAACGTTTGGACCAGAGAAAGTCGGTCTTCCTCGCCAACATGTCCCACGAGCTGCGCACGCCGCTGAACGCGATCATCGGCTTCTCCGAGGTTCTCCGGGACCGGTGCTTCGGCGAACTGACGGAAAAGCAGGGCGAGTACATTTCCGACATCTGGGAGAGCGGACATCATCTGCTCTCGCTGATCAACGATATCCTGGATCTCTCGAAGATCGAAGCGGGAATGATGCGGGTCGAGCGTTCCCGCTTCGGCCCGGAAAATCTGATCCGCCGCTCGGTGGTGATGATCAAGGAAAAGGCGGGCCAACACGGCATCCGCATCGAAGTGGAAACGGAGGACCTGCCCGGCTTGATCGAGGCGGACGAGCGAAAGCTGAAGCAGGTGATCTACAACCTGCTCGCCAACGCGGTGAAGTTCACCCCCGAGGGAGGACGGATCGGGATCCGCGCCGCGGCGGCGGGCGGGACGATGACCGTTACTGTTTGGGACACCGGCATCGGCATCCCCGAGAAGGACCGCGAGAGGATCTTCGACAAGTTCGAGCAGGTGGACGACTCGGAGGCGCGCCGCTACGAGGGGACCGGACTCGGCCTCTCCCTCACGCGCTCCATGGTGCAACTCATGGGCGGAACGCTCCACGTGGAGAGCGAGGAAGGAAAAGGAAGCCGCTTCATCTTCACGCTTCCTTACCGCGAGGTCGCGGAGGCCGGCGAGAGCGCCGGCGACTCCTCCCGGATCGACTCGAGCGGCGTGGCCCGGCTCTTCCGGGAACCGGTGCGGGGCCCGCGGATCCATCTCCTGGAGGACGAGAAGAAGACCGCCGATCTGTTCGCCGCCTATCTGCGTTCCGCCGGGTATCGCGTGGAGACATCCGGCACCGGCGGCGAAGCGATGCGGAGAATCGTCGAATCCCCTCCCGACGCGATCCTCCTCGATCTCCTCCTGCCCGACACGGACGGCTGGGAGGTTCTTACACAACTCAAAGAAAATCCCGCGACCCGCGAGATCCCGGTGGTGATCGGCTCCGTAATGGACGAGAAGGAGCGCGGCTTCTCCTTGGGCGCCCGGGACTATCTGGTGAAACCCTTCGGCCGCGATCAGCTCCTCGGCGCCTTCGACCGCGTCTGGGAGAAGACCGGAGAGAACGGGGAGGAGCGGCAGATCCTGGTGATCGACGACGACCCCACCGTTTCCAAGCTGGTGGAGGCGGTGTTGGGCGGCAGGAGCGTGACGGTGCGGAGCGCCCCGGACGGCGAGACCGGAATCCGGGAAGCGGTGGAGCAGCTTCCGGACCTGATCCTTCTCGATTTTCTTCTCCCCGATCTCCCCTGCCCGCAGGTGGTCCAGACGATCCGTTCCGATCCGGCGGCGCGGGACATTCCGATCATCCTGATCACCGCGCGCGATCTGAGCGAGGAGGAGAAGGGGCAACTCCGGGGAGAGATCGAGCTCTTTTCCCGCAAGAACGACCTGAACCGGGAGGCGCTGGTCGACGAGATCGACGCGCTGCTGCGCGAGCGCCGGACCGAGGAGCACGAGGTATGGGCCCTGACGGCCGTGGACGGCGAATCCTCGTCGTAG